A region of the Sphingobium yanoikuyae genome:
GTCGTCCATCATCGCGCCATAGCTGAACTTGCGCCCCATGAAGTCGATCATGTGGGCCTGCGGGTGGGCGGTGGCGCTCTGCGTTACCATGTCCCCCATCGACATCGGCGGGAACGTCTGCTCCCACGGCGTAGGGTGCTGATAATGCTCGCGCCAGATCTTTTCTCTGCTCTCCATTTACAGAAGTGTAAGTGGCCCGAGCGCTTTACGCAAGCGTCAACCTGTGTCTGGATTGTAGCAAAAAGGCCGCGCCGGAAAGCCGGCGCGGCCCTTGAAAATGCTGCATTGCAGCGGGTCAGAAAGAGCGTCGGATGACGCTACGTCTTCAGACCTCGCCCTTGTTGCTGCTGAACGGATCGAGGATCGTCGCGGCACCCGAAATCAGCTCGGACTCGCTCTTGAGCGCCTGCTCGATGCGGCGCGCATTATCCTCGCGCTCGCGGCGCAGTTCCTCGATCAGCGCCTCACGATCGCCATCCAGACGCGAATCGGTCGGCATCTCGATGCCGGCCTTCTTCGCCGCTTTGCTGACCAGCGCATCCAGTTCGCGCTGCGAGCACAGGCCCAGCGTCACCGGATCCTTGGGCGTGATATTGCTGATGTTCCAGTGGCTGCGATCGCGGATCGCGGCGATGGTGGTGCGAGTGGTGCCGATCAGCTTGCCGATCGCGCCGTCCGAAATCTCCGGATGGTTGCGCAGGATCCAGGCGATGCCATCGGGCTTGTCCTGGCGCTTGCTGACCGGGGTGTAGCGCGGGCCCTTGGTGCGGCGGACCGGCTCGGGGCCCTTGAGCATCTTGAGCTTATAGTCGGGATTGCTCTCGCCCTTGTGGATTTCGTCCATGGTGATTTCATGGGCGCGCACCGGATCGCGGCCGGTATATTTGATGCCGGCAGTGTCATCGGCGATGGCCTGGACTTCCAGGATGTGGAGCCCGCAGAATTCCGCGATCTGGTCGAAGCTCAGAGCGCTATTGTCGACCAGCCAGCTGGCGGTCGCATGGGGCATGAGGGGCTGGGACACGGGGTCTTCTCCGGCTCTAAAAACGATAAGGGCCGCCCAAGCAGGGCGGCCACGACATGTCAGGGATAGAGCATCGCGGGGCTTGCGGCAAGGAAAAGCGTCAGGCGGCGCTGTCCATCACCACCGGATCGATCGGATGCAATCCGGCCAGAAATTCCTGCGCGCTGCGTTCCCAACTAAAGCTACGCCCATAGGCGGCACAGGCGGCCCGATCGCACAGCAGCGCGGCGGCGATGGCATCCTCCAGCCGCTCCGACAGGGCACCGGTTTCCGGCGTGACGATATCGATCGGCCCGGTGACCGGATAGGCCGCGACCGGCGTGCCAGCGGCCAGCGCCTCGATCATCACCAGCCCGAACGTGTCGGTGCGGCTGGGGAAGACGAACACGTCCGCGCCGGCATAGATGGCCGCCAGATCGGCACCGAACTGCGCGCCCAGGAAACGGGCATCGGGATAGGCGCGTTCCAGCGCACCGCGGGCCGGGCCGTCGCCGACGATCAGCTTGGTTCCGGGATGCTCGCTCGCCAGGAAGGCTTCAAGATTTTTCTCGACCGCGACCCGGCCGACATAGAGCTGGATCGGGCGCGGCAGGTCCGCCAGCAGGGCCGAGGGGGCGAGATCGCCAGCAAAGGTGTTGAGGTCCACGCCCCTGCCCCATTTGCGGACATTGGCGACGCCATGGGCGCGCAATTGCTGCCGCACCGACCGGGTCGACACCAGCACCGCCTGTGCCGGGCCGTGGAACCAGCGAATATAGCGCCAGAACCAGGCCGCCGGCAGGCCGGTGCGCTGCGACACATAATCGGGAAAGTGGGTGTGATAGGCAGTGGTGAAGGGCACGTTGCCGCGCAGGCACCAGCGCCGGGCGGCAAAGCAGAGCGGCCCTTCGGTCGCCAGATGGACGGCATCGGGACGGAAGGCGGCGATCGCCTGCCCCACCACGCCCGATCGCACCAGCGCCAGCCGGATTTCCGGATAGGTCGGACAGGGAATGGAGCCGTAGAGATCGGGCGAGATCACCTTCACCTCATGGCCCATATGCTCCAGTTCGGCCTGGATCGTCTGCAGCGTGCGCACCACGCCATTGACCTGCGGCGTCCAGGCGTCGGTGACGATCGCGATCCGCATGGCCCGTCTCCGCGTCAGGCCGCCATCAGCGCCGGCGTCTTTTCGCCGCGCTTGGCGATCTCGTCGGCCCAGTGCAGCACCTCCATCGCGCCGCTGGCATGTTCGACCAGCGCGGTGCAGCCCTCCACCCAGTCGCCATCATTATAATATTCGATTCCCTCGATCTCGCGCATCTCGGCATTGTGGATATGGCCGCACACCACGCCGTCGACGCCACGCGCGCCGGCTTCATGCGCCACCACTTCCTCGAAGCGGGAGATGAAGGACACGGCATTCTTGACCTTGTGCTTGGCCATCTTGGACAGTGACCAATAAGGCAGGCCCATGCGCCGGCGCACCGCGTTGACCACCACATTGAGGCGCATCAGGGTGGTGTATGCCGCGTCCCCCACGAAGGCGAGCCAGCGATGCGCCAGCATGATCGTGTCGAACTCGTCGCCATGCAGCACCAGCAGCTTGCGCCCGTCGGCGGTCTCGTGGATCGCCTTGCGGCGGATCTCGACCCCGCCGAAATTCATGCCGGTGAACTGGCGGAACATCTCGTCATGATTGCCGGGAATATAGACGACGCGCGTGCCGCGCTTGGCCCGCTTCATGATCCGCCACAGCACGTCATTATGCGCGGCCGGCCAGTAGAAGCGCTTCTTGAGCCGCCAGCCGTCGATGATGTCGCCGACCAGATAGATGGTGTCGCTGTCGACGCTGTCCAGGAAATCGATCAGCATCGTCGCGTTGCAGCCGCGCGTGCCCAGATGGATGTCGGAAATCCAGATGGTGCGATAGCGGCGACGCGCGCCTTCCCGTTCGGGGATGTGGAAGCGGTCGTCAGCCCCCTCTTCCAGTTCGCTCAGGAAGGGCAAGCGCGTGATGGCGTCCATGTCTACGTCCTCAAGGGCTGTTGTCCTTGAGGCCGAATCCCTAGCGCCGCTCTGTTACAACTCCGCACCGAATATGACGGAAATGCTACGGTTTGGCGGGTTTTCCCCGCCACCCCTCACACCGTCAGCACGATCTTCCCGAAATGTTCGCCGGCATCCATGCGGGCATGGGCCTTGGCCGCGTCGGCAAGGGCAAAGCGCTGGTCCATTGCCGGGCGCAGCTTGCCCTGTTCGACGAAGGGCCAGACGGTGCGCATGATCTCGTCCGCGACCAGGCTCTTGAAGCCCGAGGAGCGCGGCCGCAGCGTCGATCCGGTCAGGGTCAGGCGCTTGGACATCACCGTCGGCAGGAAGATGCTGGTCTTGGCCCCGCCCAGCACCGCGATCGACACATGGCGGCCATCTTCCGCCATGCATTCGATGTTGCGCGGGACATAGTCGCCGCCGACCATGTCGAGCACCGCCTGCACCCCCTGCCCGCCGGTGATGCGCTTCACCTCGGCGACATAGTCCTGGCTCTTGTAATTGATCGCATGGGAAGCGCCCCATTCGAGCGCCTGCGCGCATTTGTCGTCGCTGCCGCAGGTAACGATGATCTCTATGTCGAACAGGCGGCAGAGCGAGATCGCCATGGTGCCGATGCCGCTGGTGCCGCCATGGACCAGCACGCGGTCGCCGCCGACCACATAGGCGCGCTCGAACAGGTTGGTCCACACGGTGAACAGGGTTTCGGGCAGCGCCGCCGCCTCGACCAGGTCATAGTCCGCGGGCACCGGCAGGCATTGGCCGGCCGGCGCAATCGCATATTCGGCATAGCCCCCGCCCGGCAGCAGCGCGCAGACGCGCTGGCCGACCAGCATGTCGGCAGACCGGCCGGCGGCGACGATCGTGCCCGCCACCTCGAGTCCGGGAATGTCGGACGCGCCGGGCGGCGGCGGATATTTGCCCTGCCGCTGCAGCACGTCGGGCCGGTTGACGCCGGCGGCGGCGACGCGGATCAGCACCTCATCCTCGCCGGGCACCGGCACCGGCCGCTGTTCGGGCACCAGGGCGTCGGGACCGCCCGGCACCGGGATGCCGATGGCCGTCATCTGCGATGGAATCGTGAAACTGTCGAGGATCATATGCGCCCCCCCGGGCCAGAGATATTGCGCCGCACCCAAAATCGACGGACGGAGCTTCGCTTCTTATTGACAGACTAGCCTACAGGGTCAACATTACCCTTTATGGACATGGACAATGATCTGCCGAGGAAGGCCGATGATCCGCTGGCCCAACTGCTCCGACAGGATCTGGGTCCCCTGTCCGTTGCGGAACTGGAAGCGCGCATCAGGGCGCTGGAAACCGAAATCACCCGCACTCGAACAAAAATTGAAAGCGCCGTTAACCACAAGGCAACTGCCGAGGCGTTATTCAAGCGATGAACCCGCGCCTCGCCCCTGACGGCCCGACCAAGGGCTCCACCGGGCATGGGCAGTCTGGCAATTCCGGCGGTCAGGGCCTCTCCCTTGAACCGTCGTCGAGCAATGCCGACATAAGGTTCAAGTCAGCCCCTAACCGGGGCCAGGAGTAGAAAAGACATGCCATCTTTCGCAGCCGCCCTTGAAACCACCCTGCACAATGCGCTGACCCATGCGTCCGAGCGCAAGCATGAATATGCGACGCTGGAGCATCTGCTTCTCGCGCTGATCGACGATGAACATGCGTCGAAGGTGATGCAGGCGTGCGGCGTGGAACTGGGCGAACTGGCCGATGCCGTCACCCAGTATCTCGACACCGAACTCGACAGCCTGAAGGTGGAGGGCGCCAGCGACCCCTCGCCCACCAGCGGCTTCCAGCGCGTCGTCCAGCGCGCCATCCTCCATGTCCAGTCGTCCGGCAAGGATGAGGTGACGGGCGCCAATGTCCTCGTCGCGCTCTTCTCCGAACGCGAATCCTATGCCGTCTATTTCCTGCAACAGCAGGACATGAGCCGCCTCGATGCCGTCAGCTACATCAGCCACGGCGTCGGCAAGGGCACGCCCACGCCCGAGCGTCAGGAGACCAAGGGGGCAGCCGAGGAGGAAAAGAAGGTGCAGGACGGCAAGGGCAAGAAGGACAGTGCCTTGGAGCAGTTCACCGTCAACCTCAACGAGAAGGCGGAACGCGGCAAGGTCGATCCGCTGATCGGCCGGTCGTCGGAAGTCGACCGCACCATCCAGATCCTGTGCCGCCGGTCGAAGAACAACCCGCTCTATGTCGGCGATCCGGGCGTCGGCAAGACCGCGATCGCGGAAGGCCTGGCGCGCAAGATCGTCGAGGGCGAAGTGCCCGACGTGCTCAAGGAAGCGGTCATCTATTCGCTCGACATGGGCGCGCTGCTGGCCGGCACCCGCTATCGCGGCGACTTTGAAGAGCGGCTGAAGGCGGTCGTCACCGAACTGGAGAAGATGCCGCACGCCGTCCTCTTCATCGACGAGATCCACACCGTGATCGGTGCCGGCGCGACCAGCGGCGGCGCGATGGACGCCTCGAACCTCTTGAAGCCGGCCCTGTCGGGCGGGACGATCCGCTG
Encoded here:
- a CDS encoding DUF1192 domain-containing protein; protein product: MDMDNDLPRKADDPLAQLLRQDLGPLSVAELEARIRALETEITRTRTKIESAVNHKATAEALFKR
- a CDS encoding glycosyltransferase family 4 protein; protein product: MRIAIVTDAWTPQVNGVVRTLQTIQAELEHMGHEVKVISPDLYGSIPCPTYPEIRLALVRSGVVGQAIAAFRPDAVHLATEGPLCFAARRWCLRGNVPFTTAYHTHFPDYVSQRTGLPAAWFWRYIRWFHGPAQAVLVSTRSVRQQLRAHGVANVRKWGRGVDLNTFAGDLAPSALLADLPRPIQLYVGRVAVEKNLEAFLASEHPGTKLIVGDGPARGALERAYPDARFLGAQFGADLAAIYAGADVFVFPSRTDTFGLVMIEALAAGTPVAAYPVTGPIDIVTPETGALSERLEDAIAAALLCDRAACAAYGRSFSWERSAQEFLAGLHPIDPVVMDSAA
- a CDS encoding NAD(P)H-quinone oxidoreductase gives rise to the protein MILDSFTIPSQMTAIGIPVPGGPDALVPEQRPVPVPGEDEVLIRVAAAGVNRPDVLQRQGKYPPPPGASDIPGLEVAGTIVAAGRSADMLVGQRVCALLPGGGYAEYAIAPAGQCLPVPADYDLVEAAALPETLFTVWTNLFERAYVVGGDRVLVHGGTSGIGTMAISLCRLFDIEIIVTCGSDDKCAQALEWGASHAINYKSQDYVAEVKRITGGQGVQAVLDMVGGDYVPRNIECMAEDGRHVSIAVLGGAKTSIFLPTVMSKRLTLTGSTLRPRSSGFKSLVADEIMRTVWPFVEQGKLRPAMDQRFALADAAKAHARMDAGEHFGKIVLTV
- a CDS encoding UDP-2,3-diacylglucosamine diphosphatase; translated protein: MDAITRLPFLSELEEGADDRFHIPEREGARRRYRTIWISDIHLGTRGCNATMLIDFLDSVDSDTIYLVGDIIDGWRLKKRFYWPAAHNDVLWRIMKRAKRGTRVVYIPGNHDEMFRQFTGMNFGGVEIRRKAIHETADGRKLLVLHGDEFDTIMLAHRWLAFVGDAAYTTLMRLNVVVNAVRRRMGLPYWSLSKMAKHKVKNAVSFISRFEEVVAHEAGARGVDGVVCGHIHNAEMREIEGIEYYNDGDWVEGCTALVEHASGAMEVLHWADEIAKRGEKTPALMAA
- a CDS encoding DUF1013 domain-containing protein, with amino-acid sequence MPHATASWLVDNSALSFDQIAEFCGLHILEVQAIADDTAGIKYTGRDPVRAHEITMDEIHKGESNPDYKLKMLKGPEPVRRTKGPRYTPVSKRQDKPDGIAWILRNHPEISDGAIGKLIGTTRTTIAAIRDRSHWNISNITPKDPVTLGLCSQRELDALVSKAAKKAGIEMPTDSRLDGDREALIEELRREREDNARRIEQALKSESELISGAATILDPFSSNKGEV